From Camelus dromedarius isolate mCamDro1 chromosome 2, mCamDro1.pat, whole genome shotgun sequence, one genomic window encodes:
- the CLDN11 gene encoding claudin-11 gives MVATCLLVVGFVTSFVGWIGIIVTTSTNDWVVTCGYTIPTCRKLDELGSKGLWADCVMATGLYHCKPLVDILILPGYVQACRALMIGASVLGLPAILLLLTVLPFIRMGHEPGVAKYRRAQLAGVMLILLALCAMVATIWFPVCAHRETTIVSFGYSLYAGWIGAVLCLVGGCVIVCCAGDAQSFGENRFYYSSGSSSPTHAKSAHV, from the exons ATGGTGGCCACATGCCTGCTGGTAGTGGGCTTCGTCACGAGCTTCGTGGGTTGGATCGGCATCATCGTTACCACGTCCACCAATGACTGGGTGGTGACCTGCGGTTACACCATCCCCACCTGCCGCAAGCTGGACGAGCTGGGCTCAAAGGGGCTGTGGGCCGACTGCGTCATGGCCACTGGGCTGTACCACTGCAAGCCCCTGGTGGATATTCTCATCCTGCCGG GCTATGTGCAGGCTTGCCGAGCCCTGATGATCGGTGCCTCAGTCCTGGGTCTGCCGGCCATTCTCCTGCTGCTGACAGTTCTCCCCTTCATCCGAATGGGCCATGAGCCAGGCGTGGCCAAGTACAGGCGGGCCCAGCTGGCTGGCGTCATGCTCATTCTGCTGG CTCTCTGTGCCATGGTTGCCACCATCTGGTTTCCCGTGTGCGCCCACCGTGAGACCACCATCGTGAGCTTTGGCTACTCCCTGTACGCGGGCTGGATCGGTGCTGTGCTGTGCCTCGTGGGTGGCTGTGTCATCGTCTGCTGCGCTGGAGATGCCCAGTCGTTTGGTGAAAACCGTTTCTACTACTCTTCCGGCTCCAGTTCCCCTACTCATGCCAAGAGTGCCCATGTATAA